The Oncorhynchus mykiss isolate Arlee chromosome 28, USDA_OmykA_1.1, whole genome shotgun sequence genome includes a window with the following:
- the LOC110508450 gene encoding integrin alpha-6 isoform X1, whose translation MGLRFIQCISYLSLLLHLEWTHLSAFNLDTENVIEKKGEPGSLFGFSLAMHWQLNPLDKRMLLVGAPRAKALRGQKAKITGGLYNCDTASTSSSCSRVQFDNDEDVNTESKENQWMGVTVNSQGPGGKIVTCAHRYQRRLFVNTAQESRDITGRCYVLSQDLTIGTESDEDGGNWRFCEGRARGHERFGSCQQGLSATFTRDYHYLVFGAPGAYNWKGVVRVEQKNNTLLEMGFYDDGPYEVGDENRLDPDLVPVPANSYLGFSLDSGKAITKKGQLTVVAGAPRANHSGAVVLLKKETEASTMLSPEHILEGEGLASSFGYDLAVVDLTGDGWEDIVVGAPQFFEKDGEVGGAIYVYVNKGGDWSKVTPTRIDGPRDSMFGLAVENLGDLNLDGYQDIAVGAPYYDSGSGKVFIYHGSAQGINIKPAQVLSGVPSETKLFGYSLAGNMDLDRNSYPDLAVGSLSDSVFVYRTRPVISIQKVVKTTPKEIDLTKKNCGNSICLEVEACFSYTANPKSYSPRLTVAYSFEAEAERRKQGLPPRVTFSTRSSDVNDYQSTGVLILSGQGKKECVTARLTLQENIKDKLRGIPVDVTVEIKNSKRKRRALPELPPILDSNEPITARAEVSFLKEGCGSDNVCQSNVQLQHRFCYREPNKDVFHPLPVEDGVPVVSLSDQKDIALEITVTNQNGDDAHEAALVASFPPSLSYSASRSAPNADKQVICVTNTNGSQADCELGNPFKRGSEATFYIILSTAGISLNTTELEIDLKLETTSDQQNVARVKAKAKVVIELLLSLTGVAKPSQVYFTGEVKGESAMHSEGDIGSPIEYEFRVINLGKPLKTYGSAALIVNWPKETVEGKWLLYLMKIDSRGLEQITCSPEREINSLAVKEEPSSTRRRRAVVETDKSQEGTIARLTDKRKYTTLSCEDGAKCVEIRCPLQGLDSNGVILLRSRLWNSTFLEEYSKLNYLDVIVKASLRVDGAAKNMVLKNAETQVRVTVFPERRVAQYGGLPWWIILVAILLGLLLLGLLVFLLWKCGFFRRSKYDDSVPSYSAVRIQKEEKDQLGSLEKKAWITSWSENESYS comes from the exons ATGGGGTTGAGATTTATACAATGTATCTCATATCTTTCGCTTCTCCTTCACCTGGAATGGACGCACTTATCGGCTTTCAACCTGGACACAGAAAACGTCATTGAAAAGAAAGGAGAGCCCGGGAGCCTTTTCGGCTTCTCTCTGGCTATGCATTGGCAATTAAATCCGTTGGATAAAAGAAT GTTGCTGGTTGGTGCTCCAAGGGCCAAAGCTCTGAGAGGTCAGAAGGCAAAGATCACAGGAGGACTCTACAACTGCGACACCGCTTCCACTTCCTCCAGCTGTAGCCGAGTGCAGTTCGACAACGATG AGGACGTGAACACCGAGAGTAAGGAGAACCAATGGATGGGTGTAACAGTAAACAGCCAGGGGCCGGGAGGAAAGATTGtg acGTGTGCCCACCGCTACCAGCGGCGTCTGTTTGTGAACACAGCCCAGGAGTCTCGTGACATCACAGGGCGGTGTTACGTGCTGAGCCAGGACCTGACCATCGGTACCGAGTCTGATGAGGACGGAGGGAACTGGAGGTTCTGTGAGGGGCGGGCACGCGGCCATGAGAGGTTTGGTTCATGCCAACAGGGTCTGTCTGCCACCTTCACTAGGGACTACCACTACCTGGTATTTGGTGCCCCTGGAGCGTACAACTGGAAAG gGGTGGTGAGAGTAGAGCAGAAGAACAACACTCTGTTGGAGATGGGCTTCTATGACGACGGGCCCTATGAGGTGGGCGACGAGAACCGGTTAGACCCAGACCTGGTCCCCGTGCCCGCTAACAGTTACTTGG GCTTCTCTCTGGACTCGGGGAAGGCCATCACTAAGAAGGGTCAGCTGACCGTGGTCGCCGGTGCCCCGAGAGCCAATCACAGCGGGGCAGTGGTGTTGCTAAAGAAGGAGACCGAAGCGTCCACCATGTTGTCACCAGAGCACATCCTGGAAGGGGAAGGGCTGGCCTCGTCGTTCGGCTACGACCTCGCTGTGGTGGATCTGACCGGCGACGG GTGGGAGGACATCGTGGTGGGAGCCCCGCAGTTTTTTGAGAAGGACGGGGAGGTAGGCGGAGCCATTTATGTCTACGTTAACAAGGGCGGAGACTGGAGTAAGGTCACGCCCACCAGGATAGACGGACCTCGGGACTCCATGTTTGGACTGGCCGTAGAAAACCTGGGAGATCTCAACCTGGACGGCTATCAGG acaTCGCTGTGGGAGCACCCTATTATGACAGTGGGTCAGGGAAGGTGTTCATCTACCACGGCTCAGCTCAGGGCATCAACATCAAACCGGCGCAGGTGTTGTCAGGGGTGCCATCGGAGACAAAGTTGTTTGGTTATTCTCTAGCTGGTAACATGGACTTGGACAGGAACTCGTACCCTGACCTGGCCGTAGGATCTCTCTCCGACTCTGTGTTCGTCTACAG GACTCGGCCGGTCATTAGCATCCAGAAGGTTGTCAAGACAACCCCAAAGGAGATCGATCTGACTAAGAAAAACTGTGGCAACAGCATCTG CTTGGAGGTAGAGGCCTGCTTCTCCTACACCGCCAACCCAAAATCCTACAGCCCCAGACTGA cgGTGGCGTACTCCTTTGAGGCGGAGGCGGAGCGTCGGAAGCAGGGTCTCCCTCCCAGAGTGACCTTCTCCACGCGTTCCAGCGACGTCAACGACTACCAGTCCACCGGTGTTCTCATCCTCAGTGGGCAGGGCAAGAAGGAGTGTGTCACCGCCAGACTCACACTACAG GAGAACATTAAGGACAAGCTCAGGGGAATCCCCGTCGACGTTACCGTGGAGATAAAGAACTCCAAAAGGAAAAGAAGAGCGCTCCCAGAACTCCCGCCCATCCTCGACTCCAACGAGCCTATCACGGCCCGCGCtgag gtgagctTCCTGAAGGAGGGCTGTGGCAGTGATAATGTGTGTCAGAGCAACGTACAGCTCCAGCATCGCTTCTGCTACAGAGAGCCCAACAAGGACGTCTTCCATCCACTACCTGT GGAGGATGGGGTGCCGGTAGTCTCCCTTAGCGACCAGAAGGACATCGCCCTGGAGATCACGGTGACCAACCAGAATGGAGATGATGCCCATGAGGCGGCGTTGGTTGCCTCCTTCCCCCCCTCGCTCTCCTACTCTGCCTCCCGCTCTGCACCCAACGCG GACAAGCAGGTGATCTGTGTGACCAATACGAACGGCTCTCAGGCAGACTGTGAGCTGGGGAACCCCTTCAAGCGAGGCTCAGAG GCGACCTTCTACATCATCCTGAGCACAGCAGGCATCTCTCTGAACACCACAGAGCTGGAGATTGACCTGAAGCTGGAGAC AACGAGTGACCAGCAAAACGTGGCCAGAGTCAAGGCCAAGGCCAAAGTGGTGATCGAGCTGCTGCTGTCCCTCACAGG AGTGGCCAAGCCCTCCCAGGTCTACTTTACTGGAGAGGTCAAAGGTGAGAGCGCCATGCATTCCGAAGGAGACATCGGCAGCCCCATCGAGTACGAGTTCAGG GTGATTAACCTGGGGAAGCCCCTGAAGACATACGGCAGCGCCGCCCTGATCGTCAATTGGCCAAAGGAGACGGTGGAGGGGAAGTGGCTCCTGTACCTCATGAAGATCGACTCCAGGGGTCTGGAACAGATCACCTGCTCCCCTGAGAGAGAGATCAACTCACTCGCCGTCAAAGAG GAGCCGAGCAGCACCCGGAGAAGACGAGCCGTAGTGGAGACAGACAAATCTCAGGAGGGAACCATCGCACGGCTGACTGACAAGAGGAAATACACTACTTTG tcgTGTGAGGACGGGGCAAAGTGTGTGGAGATTCGCTGCCCTCTTCAGGGCCTGGACAGTAATGGAGTCATCCTGCTCAGATCTCGCCTCTGGAACAGCACATTCCTGGAG GAGTACTCCAAGCTGAACTATCTGGACGTGATAGTGAAAGCCTCTCTCAGAGTGGACGGAGCAGCCAAAAACATGGTCCTAAAGAACGCAGAGACACAG GTGAGAGTGACGGTGTTCCCAGAGCGTCGTGTGGCTCAGTACGGAGGACTCCCATGGTGGATCATCCTGGTAGCCATCTTGTTAGGGCTGCTGCTGCTCGGCCTGCTGGTCTTCCTGCTGTGGAAG TGTGGGTTTTTCAGACGCTCCAAGTACGACGACAGCGTTCCCAGTTACAGTGCGGTGCGGATACAAAAGGAGGAGAAAGACCAACTGGGAAGCCTGGAAAAGAAAGCCTGGATCACGAGCTGGAGTGAGAACGAGAGTTACTCTTAA
- the LOC110508450 gene encoding integrin alpha-6 isoform X2: MGLRFIQCISYLSLLLHLEWTHLSAFNLDTENVIEKKGEPGSLFGFSLAMHWQLNPLDKRMLLVGAPRAKALRGQKAKITGGLYNCDTASTSSSCSRVQFDNDEDVNTESKENQWMGVTVNSQGPGGKIVTCAHRYQRRLFVNTAQESRDITGRCYVLSQDLTIGTESDEDGGNWRFCEGRARGHERFGSCQQGLSATFTRDYHYLVFGAPGAYNWKGVVRVEQKNNTLLEMGFYDDGPYEVGDENRLDPDLVPVPANSYLGFSLDSGKAITKKGQLTVVAGAPRANHSGAVVLLKKETEASTMLSPEHILEGEGLASSFGYDLAVVDLTGDGWEDIVVGAPQFFEKDGEVGGAIYVYVNKGGDWSKVTPTRIDGPRDSMFGLAVENLGDLNLDGYQDIAVGAPYYDSGSGKVFIYHGSAQGINIKPAQVLSGVPSETKLFGYSLAGNMDLDRNSYPDLAVGSLSDSVFVYRTRPVISIQKVVKTTPKEIDLTKKNCGNSICLEVEACFSYTANPKSYSPRLTVAYSFEAEAERRKQGLPPRVTFSTRSSDVNDYQSTGVLILSGQGKKECVTARLTLQENIKDKLRGIPVDVTVEIKNSKRKRRALPELPPILDSNEPITARAEVSFLKEGCGSDNVCQSNVQLQHRFCYREPNKDVFHPLPVEDGVPVVSLSDQKDIALEITVTNQNGDDAHEAALVASFPPSLSYSASRSAPNADKQVICVTNTNGSQADCELGNPFKRGSEATFYIILSTAGISLNTTELEIDLKLETTSDQQNVARVKAKAKVVIELLLSLTGVAKPSQVYFTGEVKGESAMHSEGDIGSPIEYEFRVINLGKPLKTYGSAALIVNWPKETVEGKWLLYLMKIDSRGLEQITCSPEREINSLAVKEEPSSTRRRRAVVETDKSQEGTIARLTDKRKYTTLSCEDGAKCVEIRCPLQGLDSNGVILLRSRLWNSTFLEEYSKLNYLDVIVKASLRVDGAAKNMVLKNAETQVRVTVFPERRVAQYGGLPWWIILVAILLGLLLLGLLVFLLWKCGFFGKKKEDVPPSDKERLTSSDA, encoded by the exons ATGGGGTTGAGATTTATACAATGTATCTCATATCTTTCGCTTCTCCTTCACCTGGAATGGACGCACTTATCGGCTTTCAACCTGGACACAGAAAACGTCATTGAAAAGAAAGGAGAGCCCGGGAGCCTTTTCGGCTTCTCTCTGGCTATGCATTGGCAATTAAATCCGTTGGATAAAAGAAT GTTGCTGGTTGGTGCTCCAAGGGCCAAAGCTCTGAGAGGTCAGAAGGCAAAGATCACAGGAGGACTCTACAACTGCGACACCGCTTCCACTTCCTCCAGCTGTAGCCGAGTGCAGTTCGACAACGATG AGGACGTGAACACCGAGAGTAAGGAGAACCAATGGATGGGTGTAACAGTAAACAGCCAGGGGCCGGGAGGAAAGATTGtg acGTGTGCCCACCGCTACCAGCGGCGTCTGTTTGTGAACACAGCCCAGGAGTCTCGTGACATCACAGGGCGGTGTTACGTGCTGAGCCAGGACCTGACCATCGGTACCGAGTCTGATGAGGACGGAGGGAACTGGAGGTTCTGTGAGGGGCGGGCACGCGGCCATGAGAGGTTTGGTTCATGCCAACAGGGTCTGTCTGCCACCTTCACTAGGGACTACCACTACCTGGTATTTGGTGCCCCTGGAGCGTACAACTGGAAAG gGGTGGTGAGAGTAGAGCAGAAGAACAACACTCTGTTGGAGATGGGCTTCTATGACGACGGGCCCTATGAGGTGGGCGACGAGAACCGGTTAGACCCAGACCTGGTCCCCGTGCCCGCTAACAGTTACTTGG GCTTCTCTCTGGACTCGGGGAAGGCCATCACTAAGAAGGGTCAGCTGACCGTGGTCGCCGGTGCCCCGAGAGCCAATCACAGCGGGGCAGTGGTGTTGCTAAAGAAGGAGACCGAAGCGTCCACCATGTTGTCACCAGAGCACATCCTGGAAGGGGAAGGGCTGGCCTCGTCGTTCGGCTACGACCTCGCTGTGGTGGATCTGACCGGCGACGG GTGGGAGGACATCGTGGTGGGAGCCCCGCAGTTTTTTGAGAAGGACGGGGAGGTAGGCGGAGCCATTTATGTCTACGTTAACAAGGGCGGAGACTGGAGTAAGGTCACGCCCACCAGGATAGACGGACCTCGGGACTCCATGTTTGGACTGGCCGTAGAAAACCTGGGAGATCTCAACCTGGACGGCTATCAGG acaTCGCTGTGGGAGCACCCTATTATGACAGTGGGTCAGGGAAGGTGTTCATCTACCACGGCTCAGCTCAGGGCATCAACATCAAACCGGCGCAGGTGTTGTCAGGGGTGCCATCGGAGACAAAGTTGTTTGGTTATTCTCTAGCTGGTAACATGGACTTGGACAGGAACTCGTACCCTGACCTGGCCGTAGGATCTCTCTCCGACTCTGTGTTCGTCTACAG GACTCGGCCGGTCATTAGCATCCAGAAGGTTGTCAAGACAACCCCAAAGGAGATCGATCTGACTAAGAAAAACTGTGGCAACAGCATCTG CTTGGAGGTAGAGGCCTGCTTCTCCTACACCGCCAACCCAAAATCCTACAGCCCCAGACTGA cgGTGGCGTACTCCTTTGAGGCGGAGGCGGAGCGTCGGAAGCAGGGTCTCCCTCCCAGAGTGACCTTCTCCACGCGTTCCAGCGACGTCAACGACTACCAGTCCACCGGTGTTCTCATCCTCAGTGGGCAGGGCAAGAAGGAGTGTGTCACCGCCAGACTCACACTACAG GAGAACATTAAGGACAAGCTCAGGGGAATCCCCGTCGACGTTACCGTGGAGATAAAGAACTCCAAAAGGAAAAGAAGAGCGCTCCCAGAACTCCCGCCCATCCTCGACTCCAACGAGCCTATCACGGCCCGCGCtgag gtgagctTCCTGAAGGAGGGCTGTGGCAGTGATAATGTGTGTCAGAGCAACGTACAGCTCCAGCATCGCTTCTGCTACAGAGAGCCCAACAAGGACGTCTTCCATCCACTACCTGT GGAGGATGGGGTGCCGGTAGTCTCCCTTAGCGACCAGAAGGACATCGCCCTGGAGATCACGGTGACCAACCAGAATGGAGATGATGCCCATGAGGCGGCGTTGGTTGCCTCCTTCCCCCCCTCGCTCTCCTACTCTGCCTCCCGCTCTGCACCCAACGCG GACAAGCAGGTGATCTGTGTGACCAATACGAACGGCTCTCAGGCAGACTGTGAGCTGGGGAACCCCTTCAAGCGAGGCTCAGAG GCGACCTTCTACATCATCCTGAGCACAGCAGGCATCTCTCTGAACACCACAGAGCTGGAGATTGACCTGAAGCTGGAGAC AACGAGTGACCAGCAAAACGTGGCCAGAGTCAAGGCCAAGGCCAAAGTGGTGATCGAGCTGCTGCTGTCCCTCACAGG AGTGGCCAAGCCCTCCCAGGTCTACTTTACTGGAGAGGTCAAAGGTGAGAGCGCCATGCATTCCGAAGGAGACATCGGCAGCCCCATCGAGTACGAGTTCAGG GTGATTAACCTGGGGAAGCCCCTGAAGACATACGGCAGCGCCGCCCTGATCGTCAATTGGCCAAAGGAGACGGTGGAGGGGAAGTGGCTCCTGTACCTCATGAAGATCGACTCCAGGGGTCTGGAACAGATCACCTGCTCCCCTGAGAGAGAGATCAACTCACTCGCCGTCAAAGAG GAGCCGAGCAGCACCCGGAGAAGACGAGCCGTAGTGGAGACAGACAAATCTCAGGAGGGAACCATCGCACGGCTGACTGACAAGAGGAAATACACTACTTTG tcgTGTGAGGACGGGGCAAAGTGTGTGGAGATTCGCTGCCCTCTTCAGGGCCTGGACAGTAATGGAGTCATCCTGCTCAGATCTCGCCTCTGGAACAGCACATTCCTGGAG GAGTACTCCAAGCTGAACTATCTGGACGTGATAGTGAAAGCCTCTCTCAGAGTGGACGGAGCAGCCAAAAACATGGTCCTAAAGAACGCAGAGACACAG GTGAGAGTGACGGTGTTCCCAGAGCGTCGTGTGGCTCAGTACGGAGGACTCCCATGGTGGATCATCCTGGTAGCCATCTTGTTAGGGCTGCTGCTGCTCGGCCTGCTGGTCTTCCTGCTGTGGAAG TGTGGTTTCTTCGGGAAAAAGAAAGAGGATGTGCCACCCTCTGACAAAGAGAGATTGACATCTTCTGACGCGTAA